In a single window of the Anaerotruncus rubiinfantis genome:
- a CDS encoding GGDEF domain-containing protein, with translation MIARERNGNEEKNYTFGESDFLEEIFSVLTDMAVIFFDLLIYSMIFQMKKNTLLYRMLLYIGCGVILLSYFAGVYLWEIPASLAAAIFMTVPSFLLFLGLSRHKGSRFLLTFCFVDTVTLMIAFIGRYVGILFQGGSIWAFVVIVALFLLLLASGHKHLRTYYILLDTVDSGWGMMAFCTVLIYFALIFFAAYPKPMVQRLEYAPSWLVFAAVVLACYAVFLQSIRKTLHIQRQNERLEQEKRLFQLVYLDALTGLYNRAAYVERVNTLEREREHGGQAICCVMLDCNRFKQINDRFGHHAGDIALRRVADALRTVFSEVTEQLFRIGGDEFTVILQDSSPEQTEILLADLSAEMKQVSAKLDMPISVASGYAFTQQEESIENAFIRADREMYKNKAALNCQGAAFTQ, from the coding sequence ATGATCGCAAGGGAGCGGAACGGTAACGAGGAGAAAAATTATACCTTTGGAGAGAGTGATTTTTTGGAGGAGATTTTTTCCGTTCTGACGGATATGGCGGTTATCTTTTTTGACCTGCTCATTTATTCCATGATTTTTCAGATGAAAAAGAATACGCTTTTATACCGCATGTTGCTGTATATCGGATGCGGGGTCATTCTGCTTTCCTATTTCGCGGGAGTCTACCTTTGGGAGATCCCTGCCTCATTGGCGGCGGCCATTTTCATGACCGTGCCCAGCTTCCTGCTGTTTCTGGGGCTGTCCCGCCACAAGGGCAGCCGGTTTTTGCTGACCTTCTGTTTTGTGGACACTGTGACCCTCATGATCGCCTTCATCGGGCGGTATGTGGGCATCCTGTTCCAAGGCGGGTCGATCTGGGCATTTGTGGTGATTGTTGCCTTGTTTTTGCTCCTGTTGGCATCCGGGCATAAACACCTGCGCACCTACTACATCCTGTTGGACACAGTGGACTCCGGCTGGGGGATGATGGCGTTCTGCACCGTCCTGATCTATTTTGCCCTCATATTTTTTGCCGCCTACCCCAAGCCCATGGTGCAGCGCCTGGAATATGCCCCCAGCTGGCTGGTGTTTGCCGCCGTGGTGCTGGCCTGCTATGCGGTGTTTTTGCAGTCCATTCGCAAAACCCTGCATATTCAAAGGCAAAACGAACGTCTGGAGCAGGAAAAACGCCTGTTCCAGCTTGTGTATCTGGATGCCCTGACCGGCCTTTACAATCGGGCTGCCTATGTGGAACGAGTAAACACATTGGAGCGGGAGCGGGAGCATGGAGGGCAGGCGATCTGCTGTGTCATGCTGGACTGCAATCGCTTTAAGCAGATCAACGACCGTTTCGGACATCATGCCGGAGACATTGCGCTGCGCCGCGTAGCGGATGCCCTCCGCACTGTTTTCTCAGAAGTGACAGAGCAGCTGTTTCGGATTGGTGGGGACGAATTTACCGTGATTTTGCAGGACAGCTCACCGGAACAGACCGAGATACTGCTGGCAGATCTGTCGGCGGAGATGAAACAGGTGTCAGCTAAACTGGATATGCCGATCTCCGTCGCCTCCGGCTATGCCTTTACCCAACAGGAGGAGAGCATAGAGAACGCCTTTATCCGTGCCGATCGGGAAATGTACAAAAATAAGGCGGCTCTAAACTGCCAAGGCGCAGCTTTTACCCAATGA
- a CDS encoding LytR/AlgR family response regulator transcription factor, which translates to MLQIAICDDEIKELEHTCALLERYREQRPELDISLRKFASSYDLLEAIDVRGRFDLYLLDVLMPNVNGIEAGAAIRQRDGTAVLIYLTSSPDYALASYQVEAQGYLLKPFSEQELFQCLNKAVERLDAEDAKRLRVNTEHGIEAIPFCRLAYAETCNRRLYCHLTDGSTVESLTLRGRFEEIVQPLCGDGRFVQTAAAFIVNMQHIRSVAAKGFVMTDGVEAPISRAFAKARKTYLNYLLERGMEE; encoded by the coding sequence ATGCTGCAAATCGCCATATGCGATGATGAGATCAAGGAGCTGGAACACACCTGTGCACTGCTGGAGCGATACCGTGAGCAGCGGCCGGAGCTGGACATTTCCCTGCGGAAATTTGCCAGCAGCTACGATCTGCTGGAGGCCATCGATGTGCGGGGACGGTTTGACCTGTACCTGCTGGATGTTCTCATGCCGAATGTCAACGGAATTGAAGCAGGCGCGGCCATTCGGCAAAGGGACGGGACCGCCGTCCTCATCTACCTGACCTCCTCCCCGGACTATGCGCTGGCATCCTATCAGGTGGAAGCCCAAGGGTATTTGCTCAAGCCGTTTTCCGAACAGGAGCTTTTTCAGTGCCTGAATAAAGCCGTGGAGCGGCTGGATGCGGAAGATGCAAAGCGGCTGCGGGTGAATACAGAGCATGGCATTGAGGCGATCCCATTTTGCAGGCTTGCCTATGCGGAAACCTGCAACCGCCGCCTGTACTGCCATCTGACGGATGGGAGTACGGTGGAGAGCCTGACGCTGCGGGGACGGTTTGAGGAAATCGTCCAGCCGCTGTGCGGGGATGGGCGGTTTGTACAGACCGCCGCCGCCTTCATCGTGAATATGCAGCATATCCGCTCGGTAGCCGCAAAGGGCTTTGTCATGACAGACGGGGTCGAGGCGCCGATTTCCCGAGCCTTTGCCAAGGCGCGGAAAACATATCTGAATTACCTGCTGGAAAGGGGGATGGAGGAATGA
- a CDS encoding sensor histidine kinase, with translation MNIEYAYAAQTVLRQLVANGFPVALIFAMSRFKCSRKTAWLFFAMIAVLGTVVNSALIFTVGSERMKQVYALVLLIPSLLFLLFTTKDRPSQLLFNFFTAINVFYLTSILSHFLLGGALDREDVLIWQDALVRGAFFSVILYLFVRYLREPYQFLAEHMRKSSWRVLSVIPMLFFALVMFLGLYPHVRTDNLPGVAFLYVILGFVYFIIYQVFHSTYSLLKIQNDNDSLMSQVRAMERHAEMLRQSNEQVRIYRHDMRHYIAEVTTLLQAGDTAAALRVLGSFDELNQKTVLPNYCDNPTVNAILAYHLRQAEDAGIRVEAECYVPAELPVEAAELAMVLANALENAIHACGKLPADREKRIAVRILHMPHLVLEVVNTYGGEVRFDNEDLPEAQESGHGIGTRSIAAFAEKYGAVLDYQADETMFRLRLLVNNS, from the coding sequence ATGAATATCGAATATGCATATGCAGCCCAAACCGTGCTGCGCCAGCTGGTGGCCAACGGCTTTCCTGTTGCCTTGATTTTTGCCATGTCGCGCTTTAAGTGCAGCCGCAAGACTGCATGGCTCTTTTTTGCGATGATCGCCGTGCTTGGCACAGTGGTCAATTCCGCCCTCATTTTCACCGTCGGCTCTGAGCGGATGAAGCAGGTCTACGCGTTGGTGCTGCTGATTCCCAGCCTGCTGTTTCTGCTGTTTACCACAAAGGACAGACCTTCTCAGCTCCTGTTCAACTTTTTTACAGCGATCAATGTCTTTTACCTCACCTCTATCCTCTCTCATTTCCTGCTGGGCGGGGCGCTGGACAGAGAGGACGTTCTGATTTGGCAGGATGCTTTGGTAAGGGGTGCTTTCTTTTCGGTCATCCTCTATTTGTTCGTGCGGTATCTGCGGGAGCCCTATCAGTTTTTAGCGGAGCATATGAGGAAAAGCAGCTGGCGGGTGCTCTCTGTGATCCCTATGCTGTTTTTTGCTCTGGTGATGTTTTTGGGACTGTATCCCCATGTACGCACCGATAATCTGCCGGGCGTTGCCTTCCTGTATGTGATACTCGGCTTCGTCTATTTCATCATTTATCAGGTGTTCCACAGCACCTATTCTCTATTGAAAATTCAAAACGACAACGACTCCTTAATGTCTCAGGTGCGGGCAATGGAGCGGCATGCGGAAATGCTTCGCCAAAGCAATGAACAGGTGCGAATCTACCGCCACGATATGCGCCACTACATAGCCGAAGTCACCACACTGCTGCAAGCGGGGGACACGGCGGCGGCTCTTAGGGTGCTTGGGAGCTTCGATGAGCTGAACCAAAAGACCGTTCTGCCGAATTACTGCGACAATCCCACCGTCAATGCCATCCTTGCCTATCACCTCCGGCAAGCGGAGGATGCGGGAATCCGGGTCGAAGCAGAGTGCTATGTACCCGCAGAGCTGCCGGTGGAAGCGGCGGAACTGGCGATGGTACTGGCGAATGCACTGGAAAATGCCATCCATGCCTGCGGCAAGCTGCCGGCAGATAGAGAAAAGAGAATTGCTGTACGGATTTTGCATATGCCCCATCTTGTGCTGGAGGTGGTCAACACCTATGGCGGCGAGGTGCGGTTTGACAATGAGGACCTGCCGGAAGCCCAAGAGAGCGGCCATGGGATCGGCACTCGGAGCATCGCCGCTTTTGCGGAAAAGTACGGTGCAGTGCTTGATTATCAGGCAGATGAAACCATGTTCCGACTCCGTCTGCTGGTAAACAACTCCTAA
- a CDS encoding recombinase family protein, giving the protein MDNKQTYGYIRVSTREQNEDRQWIALSVWEIPQKNLFTDKQSGKNFDRPAYKRLIKKLKPGDLLIVGSIDRLGRNYDEILEQWRMITKEIRADIRVLDMPLLDTGVHRDLTGTLIADIVLQLLSYVAQSERENIHQRQAEAIAAAKARGVRFGRPA; this is encoded by the coding sequence ATGGACAACAAACAAACTTACGGATATATCCGAGTATCCACCCGCGAACAGAACGAGGACAGGCAGTGGATAGCCCTATCTGTCTGGGAAATTCCACAGAAGAACCTGTTTACGGACAAGCAGAGCGGCAAGAACTTTGATAGACCCGCCTATAAGCGGCTCATAAAAAAATTGAAGCCGGGCGACCTCCTGATTGTGGGGAGCATCGACCGGCTGGGCAGGAACTATGATGAAATTTTAGAGCAGTGGCGGATGATCACCAAAGAAATCCGGGCGGACATCCGAGTGCTGGATATGCCGCTGTTAGACACCGGCGTTCATCGGGACTTGACAGGGACGCTCATTGCCGACATTGTACTTCAGCTTCTGTCCTATGTGGCGCAGAGTGAACGAGAAAACATTCACCAGCGGCAGGCCGAAGCGATCGCCGCCGCCAAAGCGCGGGGCGTGCGATTCGGAAGGCCCGCCTGA
- a CDS encoding helix-turn-helix domain-containing protein: MSYFNHLYKASPDELPHRARAVYMYLRDRAGVGQDCWPAVNTIAKDLNLSRSTVKRALHDLTNAGLVEKETRYRENGSHTSNRLILK; encoded by the coding sequence ATGAGCTATTTTAATCATCTCTACAAAGCCTCGCCCGATGAGCTTCCCCATCGGGCGAGAGCTGTTTATATGTACCTCCGTGACCGTGCGGGTGTGGGACAGGACTGCTGGCCTGCGGTGAACACCATCGCCAAAGACCTGAACCTCTCCCGAAGCACTGTCAAGCGCGCCCTTCATGACCTCACCAACGCCGGACTGGTGGAAAAGGAAACACGCTATCGGGAAAACGGCAGCCACACCAGCAACCGCCTTATTTTGAAATAG
- a CDS encoding DUF3991 domain-containing protein, with protein MGSYVHFTDEQKHRANNVDLVDFLSRQGEKLIASGREKRLVSDHSITVRGNEWYDHAVEKGGYAIDFVRQFYNLTFPEAVTMLLGGQQGQSYQPADQKKPEPKKPFALPTAHTDMRRVYAYLVKSRLIDREVVSFFAKQKLLYESCEKYYDLFSDKLIQCGRARSKFKDWNEDIKAAHGLTAIPAEPHPQHLIRDAVCSELRNALRSDKTDCSADILSAELLNVRRHLHAGSFAESEDSLKDMLCRSVSAAAKAYHQAGHCRNLDTVQARLFHGCKTYENRGQFQTRLNVLEQDIMSLRGFDRVLTAAEKERLAEHYESIATHCLKAVILVEQHQQKQEQRQCQVMAMG; from the coding sequence ATGGGAAGCTATGTACATTTTACAGACGAACAAAAACACCGGGCCAACAATGTTGACCTTGTGGATTTTTTAAGCAGACAGGGTGAAAAGCTGATTGCCAGCGGCAGAGAAAAAAGGCTTGTCTCAGACCACAGCATCACCGTCCGTGGCAACGAGTGGTACGACCATGCCGTGGAGAAAGGCGGTTACGCCATTGATTTTGTGCGGCAGTTTTATAACCTCACCTTTCCCGAAGCGGTGACCATGCTGCTGGGCGGGCAGCAGGGGCAGAGCTATCAGCCTGCGGATCAAAAAAAGCCGGAGCCGAAAAAGCCCTTTGCGCTGCCGACCGCCCACACCGATATGCGCCGGGTGTACGCCTACCTTGTCAAAAGCAGGCTCATTGACCGTGAGGTGGTGTCCTTCTTTGCCAAGCAGAAGCTCCTGTATGAATCCTGCGAAAAATACTATGACCTGTTCTCTGATAAGCTGATCCAGTGCGGCAGAGCAAGGTCCAAATTTAAGGATTGGAACGAGGATATCAAGGCAGCTCATGGGCTGACGGCGATTCCCGCCGAGCCGCATCCCCAGCATCTCATTCGGGATGCGGTCTGTTCCGAGCTGCGAAATGCCCTGCGCAGCGACAAGACCGATTGCTCCGCCGATATTCTTTCGGCGGAGCTTTTGAATGTCCGCAGGCATCTGCACGCCGGCAGCTTTGCCGAATCGGAGGACAGCCTAAAGGATATGCTGTGCCGCTCAGTGTCTGCCGCAGCCAAGGCGTATCACCAAGCCGGACACTGCCGCAACCTTGATACTGTACAAGCGCGGCTGTTCCATGGCTGCAAGACCTATGAAAATCGCGGGCAGTTTCAAACGCGGCTGAATGTTTTGGAGCAGGACATTATGTCCCTGCGTGGCTTTGACCGTGTACTGACCGCCGCAGAAAAAGAGCGGCTGGCGGAGCATTATGAATCCATCGCTACTCATTGCCTCAAAGCGGTGATTTTGGTGGAACAGCATCAGCAAAAGCAGGAGCAGCGGCAGTGCCAGGTAATGGCGATGGGATAA
- the mobP3 gene encoding MobP3 family relaxase, with protein MARLVIKNGYLKGGKAAAHLNHLVKYIATRDGVDKMTVNHGLWRSTKKQQSLIAQILREFPDSKESLEYEDYLALPNRENASEFITATLEQHIEQIGGREKYLDYIANRPRVEKLDSHGLFTAGDEKLVLEQVASEVSAHTGNVWTPIISLRREDAEKFGYESAFAWKALLSSKALELAESLKIHPDHLKWYVAFHNESHHPHVHMVCYSANPNEGYLTKPGIRKMKSALATEIFRWELIPLYGEKTQRRDDLTEQSRTALRELLVQMQSGTLQNEKIEQLIAHLTEKLTHTTGRKQYGYLKAELKNVVDEIVDELARDERVAETYRLWQEVKGQINHFYSDKAAEPLPLSKCEDFKSIRNMVIKEALALSDGAFTFEESVAAEMTVPDSTADDTAPPPLMEDDAVEPECDTEQGSEQPLHDRRSKRPNWWTEDYKLAKQYLFGDEENGIAQDFEQARKMLLTEAEQDNPLAMCDLGRMCADGLGCDADADAAHQWYAKGLAAFHAAESESPWKYTQYRIGKMYAAGLGTEQSYATAAHWLTLSANEKYKYAEYSLGGLYYRGNGVEQSFETAFDLYTRSANQSFPYASFELGKMFRDGIGCAKNNADSDKHFADAFTGFTALEKQSHDDKLQYRLGWMLLNGVGTEKDEATAKEYFEKAAAVGNPFACYQLAKLILSDETSSPQEVEKALVFLKQAAASENPYAQYFLGKLYEKGQFVPQNTAEAVRLYKLSAAQDNDYAAYRLGKLYLGGEGVLKDVDEAIRWLDFAAEKKNQYAQYALGILYLKGEDVPKDITKAIEFLSRAAVQQNQFAQYRLGKIYLTGEDAPKDIDAAIRYLTAAAEHKVNCPKGAREGGRGNQYAQYTLGKLYLMGKEVPRDKETAAKWFTLSATQGNIYAQFFLDHMDEYKDPSVMLAATRLLHHMSRIMGDTAPARMPPNQHADRKLMQKIRAKKQAQGHARDDHEQTMHTL; from the coding sequence ATGGCACGGCTGGTCATTAAAAACGGATACCTCAAGGGCGGCAAAGCCGCCGCACACCTTAACCATTTGGTGAAATACATTGCTACCCGTGATGGCGTAGACAAGATGACGGTCAATCACGGACTTTGGCGCAGCACAAAAAAACAGCAGTCGCTCATCGCACAAATCCTCCGTGAGTTTCCCGACAGCAAGGAGTCGCTGGAATATGAGGACTACCTTGCCCTGCCAAACCGTGAAAATGCTTCTGAGTTTATCACTGCCACGCTGGAGCAGCATATTGAGCAGATCGGCGGCAGAGAAAAATACCTCGACTATATTGCCAACCGTCCTCGGGTGGAAAAGCTGGACAGCCATGGGCTGTTCACCGCAGGCGATGAGAAGCTGGTGCTGGAACAGGTTGCAAGTGAAGTGTCGGCGCACACAGGCAACGTGTGGACGCCGATTATTTCATTGCGCCGGGAGGATGCGGAGAAGTTTGGATACGAAAGTGCATTTGCATGGAAAGCCCTGCTCTCCTCCAAGGCGCTGGAGCTTGCGGAAAGCCTTAAAATCCACCCCGACCATCTGAAATGGTATGTTGCGTTCCACAACGAAAGCCACCATCCCCATGTCCACATGGTCTGCTACAGCGCAAATCCCAATGAGGGCTACCTCACCAAGCCGGGGATACGCAAAATGAAATCAGCTCTTGCAACGGAAATCTTTCGGTGGGAGCTGATCCCGCTCTACGGAGAAAAGACCCAGCGCCGGGATGACCTCACCGAGCAGTCCCGCACAGCTCTGCGGGAGCTGTTGGTGCAGATGCAGAGCGGCACCTTACAGAATGAAAAAATTGAGCAGCTCATCGCACACCTTACGGAAAAGCTAACCCATACCACCGGCAGAAAGCAGTATGGCTATCTGAAAGCCGAGCTGAAAAATGTGGTGGATGAAATTGTGGACGAGCTGGCTCGTGACGAACGTGTGGCAGAAACCTATCGGCTGTGGCAAGAGGTCAAAGGACAGATCAATCATTTTTACAGTGACAAGGCGGCAGAGCCGCTCCCGCTTTCCAAGTGTGAGGATTTCAAATCCATTCGCAACATGGTCATCAAGGAAGCGTTGGCACTCTCGGACGGTGCGTTCACCTTTGAGGAATCAGTCGCCGCAGAAATGACCGTGCCGGATTCGACTGCCGATGACACTGCACCGCCGCCACTGATGGAGGACGATGCGGTTGAGCCGGAGTGTGATACAGAACAAGGCAGTGAGCAGCCCTTACACGACCGCAGAAGTAAACGCCCCAACTGGTGGACGGAGGACTACAAGTTGGCAAAGCAATATCTTTTCGGTGATGAAGAAAACGGTATTGCCCAAGATTTTGAGCAGGCTCGTAAAATGCTCCTCACGGAAGCGGAGCAGGATAATCCTCTCGCCATGTGCGACCTTGGCAGAATGTGCGCTGACGGTCTTGGCTGTGATGCGGATGCCGATGCTGCCCACCAGTGGTACGCCAAGGGGCTTGCCGCCTTTCACGCCGCAGAATCCGAAAGCCCTTGGAAGTACACCCAGTACCGTATCGGCAAAATGTATGCCGCAGGACTTGGTACAGAGCAAAGCTATGCTACGGCGGCTCACTGGCTGACCCTGTCAGCCAACGAAAAATATAAGTACGCCGAATATTCCCTCGGCGGTCTTTACTACCGCGGCAACGGTGTGGAGCAAAGTTTTGAAACCGCCTTTGATCTCTACACCCGCTCGGCAAACCAGTCCTTTCCCTATGCCAGCTTTGAGCTGGGCAAGATGTTCCGTGATGGAATCGGGTGTGCAAAAAACAACGCTGATTCCGACAAGCACTTTGCAGATGCCTTTACCGGCTTTACCGCATTGGAAAAGCAGAGCCATGATGATAAATTGCAGTACCGCCTCGGCTGGATGTTACTGAACGGCGTTGGCACAGAAAAAGATGAGGCGACAGCAAAAGAATACTTTGAAAAAGCCGCAGCGGTGGGCAATCCCTTTGCTTGCTACCAGCTTGCCAAGCTCATTCTCTCGGATGAAACCTCCAGTCCACAGGAGGTGGAAAAGGCACTGGTATTTCTCAAGCAGGCGGCAGCATCCGAAAACCCTTATGCACAATATTTTCTCGGCAAGCTCTATGAGAAAGGTCAGTTTGTCCCTCAAAATACTGCGGAAGCGGTGCGGCTCTATAAATTGTCTGCGGCACAGGACAACGACTATGCCGCATACCGTCTCGGCAAGCTCTACCTCGGCGGCGAGGGTGTCCTCAAGGATGTGGATGAGGCAATTCGTTGGCTGGACTTTGCCGCAGAAAAGAAAAATCAATATGCACAGTATGCCCTCGGCATCCTTTATCTCAAGGGGGAAGATGTTCCGAAGGATATTACCAAAGCGATTGAATTTCTAAGCAGAGCGGCAGTACAGCAAAACCAATTCGCACAGTACCGGCTGGGCAAGATTTACCTCACCGGAGAGGACGCCCCTAAAGATATAGACGCGGCAATCCGCTATCTGACCGCCGCTGCCGAACACAAGGTGAATTGCCCCAAAGGGGCAAGAGAGGGCGGCCGGGGCAACCAATACGCACAATACACCCTCGGTAAGCTCTATCTCATGGGCAAGGAAGTTCCAAGGGACAAAGAAACCGCCGCCAAATGGTTTACGCTGTCAGCGACACAGGGCAATATCTACGCCCAATTTTTCCTCGACCACATGGACGAATACAAAGACCCCTCCGTCATGCTGGCGGCAACCAGACTGCTTCATCATATGAGCCGCATCATGGGCGACACAGCCCCGGCACGAATGCCGCCAAACCAACACGCCGACCGGAAGCTGATGCAAAAAATCCGCGCTAAAAAGCAGGCGCAGGGCCATGCCCGAGATGATCACGAACAGACTATGCACACACTATAA
- a CDS encoding DUF6103 family protein produces MKKENITISMEADKLRATRRYMGKKDSSMEQELSEALQKLYEKYVPAPVREYIDEGGEDIPVTAKKQKEKSRAAAPVTPQDTE; encoded by the coding sequence ATGAAAAAAGAGAACATCACCATCAGCATGGAGGCGGATAAGCTCCGCGCCACCAGGCGTTATATGGGCAAAAAGGACTCCTCCATGGAGCAGGAGCTGTCCGAGGCGCTGCAAAAACTTTACGAAAAATATGTGCCTGCCCCGGTGCGGGAATACATTGACGAGGGCGGCGAGGATATCCCTGTCACGGCAAAAAAGCAGAAAGAAAAAAGCAGAGCGGCGGCGCCTGTCACCCCGCAGGATACAGAATGA
- a CDS encoding peptidoglycan DD-metalloendopeptidase family protein yields the protein MRVMMQCIRENNHSNLRFPCTEKELQILCDSLGVRNTAKTEVHIDIVHDDARLAALLSGKTVNLDELNYFMKRMDSFDEGERNTFHAAAAGQKLSTLREMINLTFNTHCYSVVDDFSDLDRLGKNLYLNQMGSVSTKELAEFDGRAYVEKMIAEHPQPLVTPYGLIYENGNRPQQLYNGRTFPAYWYEPNPITLSISKEKATEYLYLPVEKSEADKALQRLEAESLDEVVWSVEMHDLPNNLADVIITEKADFAHLNQFAAMLKERGVHEVNALSELAAFANITTAEQLKTLAECMYEFESFPGIHSAGEYGKYMICESGRFEYDENLADYIDFEAYGRDKISRETGAFTGRGYLLYHGYNQEMQSILGQTIGLKAKDMRGSFALLDGAIADLNAEMEDGDSLDSVRVKAIFYALYFGADSPSRKDHRLFAESFVTYEQRTRTVEYEDGTTGEETYTVAVPIRELPVVYANISTAMGVSVTPESQANASEIYYRALYGRPAPTYGQEFDEWSDGLPLSSAPFIGADGFCSPLGENWRSMVTSGFGYRKDPFTGQTKGHSGLDLGAPKGTSIRSALPGTVYVVRYSNSGYGYHVMVDHGGGFVTLYAHCSKILVTEGQSVDAGTVIAEVGSTGRSTGNHLHFEIRIGGEKQNPRSYLP from the coding sequence ATGCGAGTCATGATGCAATGCATCCGGGAAAACAACCACAGCAACCTCAGGTTTCCCTGCACGGAGAAAGAGCTGCAGATTTTGTGCGACAGCTTGGGCGTGCGCAACACAGCCAAAACCGAAGTCCATATTGACATCGTTCATGACGATGCCAGGCTGGCGGCTCTGCTCTCGGGAAAAACCGTCAATCTGGATGAACTCAACTACTTTATGAAGCGGATGGACAGCTTTGACGAGGGGGAACGGAACACCTTTCATGCCGCGGCCGCCGGTCAAAAGCTCTCCACCCTGCGGGAAATGATCAACCTTACCTTTAACACCCACTGTTACAGCGTTGTAGACGATTTCAGCGATCTTGACCGCCTCGGCAAGAACTTATACCTAAACCAAATGGGAAGCGTTTCAACCAAAGAATTAGCCGAATTTGACGGCAGGGCGTATGTGGAGAAGATGATCGCGGAACATCCCCAGCCGCTGGTCACACCCTACGGCCTGATCTATGAAAACGGCAACCGGCCGCAGCAGCTCTATAACGGCAGAACATTCCCCGCCTATTGGTATGAACCGAACCCCATCACCCTCAGCATCAGCAAAGAAAAGGCCACGGAATATCTGTATTTGCCTGTGGAAAAATCCGAGGCGGATAAGGCGCTGCAGCGGCTTGAGGCGGAATCCTTAGACGAGGTGGTATGGAGCGTTGAGATGCACGACCTCCCGAATAACCTCGCCGATGTGATCATCACAGAAAAAGCGGATTTTGCTCACCTCAATCAATTTGCGGCTATGCTCAAGGAGAGAGGTGTGCATGAGGTAAATGCCCTGTCCGAATTGGCGGCCTTTGCAAACATCACCACGGCGGAGCAGCTTAAAACCCTGGCGGAATGTATGTATGAGTTCGAGAGCTTTCCGGGCATTCACAGCGCCGGGGAATACGGAAAATACATGATCTGCGAAAGCGGCCGCTTCGAGTATGACGAAAACCTTGCGGATTACATCGACTTCGAGGCTTATGGGCGGGACAAGATCAGCCGTGAAACCGGAGCGTTTACCGGCCGGGGCTATCTGCTCTATCACGGATATAATCAAGAGATGCAGTCCATTCTCGGTCAAACCATCGGGCTGAAAGCCAAAGATATGCGCGGCAGCTTCGCCCTTTTGGATGGGGCAATTGCCGACCTCAATGCCGAGATGGAGGACGGCGACAGCCTTGATTCGGTGCGGGTCAAGGCAATTTTTTATGCTCTGTATTTCGGCGCTGACAGCCCATCTCGCAAAGACCACCGCCTCTTTGCCGAGAGCTTCGTCACCTACGAGCAGCGTACACGCACCGTGGAATATGAGGACGGCACCACTGGCGAGGAGACCTACACCGTGGCGGTTCCCATCCGGGAACTGCCCGTGGTATACGCCAACATCAGCACGGCGATGGGCGTTTCTGTCACGCCGGAAAGCCAAGCAAACGCCTCGGAAATTTATTACCGTGCGCTGTACGGCAGACCGGCGCCCACCTATGGGCAGGAATTTGATGAGTGGTCGGACGGTCTGCCTCTTTCGTCCGCGCCGTTTATCGGGGCGGACGGTTTCTGCTCACCGTTAGGTGAGAATTGGCGCAGCATGGTCACCTCGGGGTTTGGCTACCGCAAAGACCCCTTCACCGGGCAGACCAAAGGACACAGCGGCCTTGACCTCGGCGCGCCCAAGGGCACATCTATTCGCTCGGCGCTGCCGGGGACGGTCTATGTGGTGCGCTATTCCAACAGCGGCTACGGCTACCATGTGATGGTGGATCACGGCGGCGGCTTCGTCACTTTATATGCTCACTGCTCCAAAATCCTCGTTACCGAGGGGCAGTCCGTGGATGCCGGAACGGTCATTGCCGAGGTGGGTTCCACCGGCCGCAGCACCGGCAATCATCTGCATTTTGAAATCAGAATAGGCGGCGAAAAGCAAAACCCAAGAAGCTATCTGCCGTAA
- the trxA gene encoding thioredoxin produces the protein MAVEHFTNDTFNDKVLQANATVLVDFWAPWCGPCKMLGPIIEELANDLDGKAVIGKVNIDEEQELAVKYGVMSIPTVVIFKDGQEVSRNVGLTSKHQLTQMIENA, from the coding sequence ATGGCAGTTGAACATTTTACAAATGATACATTTAATGACAAGGTGCTTCAGGCAAACGCAACGGTCCTGGTCGATTTCTGGGCTCCCTGGTGTGGTCCATGCAAAATGCTTGGCCCCATCATCGAAGAACTCGCCAATGACCTGGACGGCAAAGCGGTCATCGGCAAAGTAAACATTGATGAAGAACAGGAACTTGCTGTAAAATACGGCGTAATGTCCATTCCGACCGTCGTCATTTTTAAAGACGGCCAGGAAGTCAGCCGTAATGTAGGGCTGACTTCTAAACATCAGCTTACCCAAATGATTGAAAATGCATAA